A region of Vitis vinifera cultivar Pinot Noir 40024 chromosome 15, ASM3070453v1 DNA encodes the following proteins:
- the LOC100246500 gene encoding uncharacterized protein LOC100246500 — translation MGRKNSSESEDDSKDRRDKHRHSSKRDTEANGDRRHSRHGDESELSDSDKKNRSRRHGRRDEKDVRGRDRRQEKEHRERKERVRSSDEDDRRVERERGRRDKVKTHQRERLDSQDEDYREGHKRSEQRRERTGDDEHRGYRNDHDRRYLKDRRGKEEGEHREDRVFQEKEKEEGEVREDNSKSQKQSTLQGSSLNADVSNWGRSGGVYIPPFKLAQMMKEVQDKSSIEYQRLTWDALRKSINGLVNKVNATNIKNIIPELFGENLIRGRGLFCRSCMKSQMASPGFTDVFAALVAVVNTKFPEVGELLMRRIVLQFKRAYKRNDKHQLLAAVKFIAHLVNQQVAHEIIALELLALMLENPTDDSVEVAVGFVKECGSILQDLSPKGLHGIFERFRGILHEGEIDKRVQFLIEGLFAIRKAKFQGHPAVRPELDLVEQEDQLTHEISLEEKIDPEITLDIFKPDPQFLESEKRYEELKKTILGEESEDEAGSDAGSDDEDEDEDDDEDDDEDDDEEDEQQMKIKDETETNLVNLRRTIYLTIMSSIDFEEAGHKLLKIKLEPGQEMELCIMLLECCSQERTYLRYYGLLGQRFCMINKVHQENFEKCFVQQYSMIHRLETNKLRNVAKFFAHLLGTDALPWHVLAYIRLTEEDTTSSSRIFIKILFQELSEHLGIRLLNERLTDPSMQDSFESIFPKDNPKNTRFSINFFTSIGLGGITENLREYLKNMPRLIMQQQKPVSESDDESESGSGSSGSDSSGSESESEQSSPSESERDERHKKRRRRG, via the exons ATGGGTAGAAAGAATAGTAGTGAATCTGAGGATGATTCAAAGGATCGAAGAGATAAACATAGACACAGTAGTAAAAGGGATACTGAGGCTAATGGGGATAGGCGGCATAGTCGTCATGGGGATGAAAGTGAATTATCAGATTCTGACAAGAAGAATAGGAGTAGACGCCATGGGAGGAGAGATGAGAAGGATGTTAGGGGTAGGGATAGAAGGCAGGAAAAGGAACATCGTGAGCGGAAGGAACGTGTTAGAAGTTCAGATGAAGATGACAGGCGGGTTGAGAGGGAGAGGGGCAGGCGAgacaaagtgaaaacccatcagCGGGAGCGCCTGGATTCACAGGATGAAGATTATAGGGAAGGACACAAGAGATCAGAGCAGCGGAGGGAAAGGACTGGTGATGATGAGCATAGAGGGTACAGAAACGACCATGATCGTAGATATCTGAAAGACAGAAGAGGTAAAGAGGAAGGTGAACATCGAGAGGATAGGGTTTTCcaagagaaggagaaggaggagGGAGAAGTCAGGGAAGACAACTCAAAATCTCAAAAACAATCAACTTTGCAGGGAAGCAGTTTGAATGCTGATGTTTCGAACTGGGGGAGAAGTGGAGGTGTTTACATTCCCCCTTTTAAGCTTGCTCAAATGATGAAAGAAGTCCAGGATAAAAGCAGTATTGAGTACCAGAGGCTGACATGGGATGCTCTTAGGAAGAGCATAAATGGGCTTGTTAACAAGGTCAATGCTACTAATATCAAGAATATTATTCCTGAACTCTTTGGTGAAAATCTGATCCGAGGAAGGGGCCTGTTTTGCCGATCCTGTATGAAATCCCAAATGGCTTCCCCAGGGTTTACTGATGTTTTTGCTGCACTGGTTGCGGTTGTCAACACCAAGTTTCCTGAGGTGGGAGAGCTTCTGATGAGAAGGATTGTTTTGCAGTTTAAAAGAGCATATAAGCGGAATGACAAG CATCAACTATTAGCTGCTGTTAAATTTATAGCTCATCTTGTGAACCAGCAAGTGGCTCATGAGATAATTGCTTTGGAGCTGCTTGCTCTTATGTTGGAAAATCCTACTGATGACAGCGTTGAGGTAGCTGTTGGCTTTGTCAAGGAGTGTGGATCAATTCTTCAGGACCTTTCACCAAAGGGCTTGCATG GTATTTTTGAGCGTTTCCGTGGAATTCTTCATGAAGGAGAAATAGACAAACGAGTTCAGTTTTTGATTGAAGGACTATTTGCTATCAGAAAAGCCAAGTTTCAG GGACACCCTGCTGTTCGCCCAGAACTTGACCTTGTAGAGCAGGAAGATCAATTAACCCATGAGATATCTCTTGAGGAGAAGATAGATCCAGAGATTACTCTAG atattttcaaGCCGGATCCTCAGTTCTTGGAGAGCGAGAAGCGTTATGAAGAACTGAAGAAGACCATACTAGGTGAAGAGTCTGAGGATGAAGCAGGTTCTGATGCAGGCTCAGATGATGAGGAtgaggatgaggatgatgatgaagatgatgatgaagatgatgatgaagaggatGAGCAGcagatgaaaataaaagatgagACAGAGACAAATCTTGTTAATCTTCGAAGAACAATTTATCTTACAATTATGTCCAGCATTGATTTTGAAGAGGCTGGTCATAAACTGTTGAAAATCAAACTAGAGCCAGGTCAAGAG ATGGAATTATGCATTATGCTGTTGGAATGCTGCAGTCAAGAGAGAACTTACCTCCGCTATTATGGTCTTCTGGGGCAGCGGTTTTGCATGATCAACAAAGTCCACcaggaaaattttgagaaatgcTTTGTCCAACAATACTCTATGATTCATCGGCTTGAAACAAACAAATTACGTAATGTGGCCAAGTTCTTCGCCCATTTACTAGGCACGGATGCTCTGCCGTGGCATGTTTTAGCCTATATACGCTTAACAGAGGAAGATACGACTTCCTCTTCTCGTATTTTTATTAAGATTCTCTTTCAG GAACTGTCAGAGCACCTTGGCATCCGCTTGCTGAATGAGAGACTCACTGATCCTTCAATGCAAGACTCATTTGAATCTATCTTCCCAAAAGATAATCCCAAGAACACACGATTCTCAATCAATTTCTTCACATCCATTGGGCTTGGTGGCATCACAGAAAATCTGCGAGAGTACTTAAAAAATATGCCACGTCTTATTATGCAACAACAGAAACCTGTATCAGAATCAGATGATGAATCTGAGAGTGGCTCTGGTTCATCTGGTTCAGATTCATCTGGTTCTGAGTCAGAATCAGAGCAATCAAGCCCTAGTGAAAGTGAAAGGGATGAGAGACACAAGAAAAGGAGGAGGAGAGGTTAA